A window of Armatimonadota bacterium contains these coding sequences:
- a CDS encoding PH domain-containing protein — MPKSIDIQTWQKLDPKVRTLWRVSNAIATLVLAGLAAGLDVLFRHEVPGWKIFPFALPVIVIVFVGGIGQFLVDKSFDCYRFELGEEDLAVAKGIFWKSWRFVNRNRVQHVDVTSGPVARALGLVHVSIFVGGMHTAAAYIPGVSQHEAEVLRSSLVRASDAGAAPQPEAGATDA; from the coding sequence ATGCCGAAATCGATTGACATCCAAACTTGGCAGAAACTCGACCCAAAAGTCCGGACGTTGTGGCGGGTTAGTAATGCCATAGCGACTCTCGTCCTCGCCGGGCTTGCCGCCGGGTTGGATGTCCTTTTCCGCCACGAAGTGCCGGGCTGGAAAATCTTTCCCTTTGCCCTCCCGGTTATTGTCATCGTCTTTGTCGGTGGCATCGGACAATTCTTGGTGGACAAGAGCTTTGACTGCTACCGGTTTGAGTTGGGTGAAGAAGACCTGGCGGTCGCCAAGGGGATTTTTTGGAAGAGTTGGCGGTTCGTCAACCGGAACCGTGTGCAACATGTCGACGTCACGAGCGGGCCGGTCGCCCGGGCCCTCGGGTTGGTCCACGTTTCTATCTTTGTCGGGGGCATGCACACTGCCGCTGCCTACATTCCCGGCGTCAGCCAACACGAGGCCGAAGTTCTACGCAGCAGCCTGGTGCGCGCATCGGACGCCGGGGCGGCACCCCAACCAGAAGCCGGGGCGACAGATGCCTGA